One stretch of Rhodoferax lithotrophicus DNA includes these proteins:
- a CDS encoding methyl-accepting chemotaxis protein has translation MRNIQNGWRELGLQFKLRILIQGFLLVILLIAQLWLSDKLERMELDAAHERAIAVADGVINGLNTLMDVNVAGKDVISDKQARALFISRLGVSDNLKDVRVIRGKGVNDEYGNGLPSEQATDDLDRRVLTSGKTEFRFTHEPDGAVSLRAVIPSVAHKEYRASKCLECHAVNEGDVLGAISIKLDVTQHFSDVKKVQAMMWVAMGVLQILLYFVIGTIVRRSLRQLGGEPTDVTRLAQDVAKGDLSKTIPIQPGDGQSMMVQLKLMQESLVSVVEKVRRGSEGVATASVDIAHGNSDLSARTEHQASALEQTASSMEELDATVKQNAASARQANQLAHSASLIATQGGDVVSQVVQTMKGINESSHRISEIISVIDGIAFQTNILALNAAVEAARAGEQGRGFAVVATEVRSLAGRSAQAAKEIKTLIGTSVDRVAQGTLLVDKAGATMKDVVNSIQRVTNIMDEISSASDQQSNGVAQVVEAIKQMDQVTQQNAALVQEMSAAADSLSSQAQELVHTVSVFKL, from the coding sequence ATGCGTAATATTCAAAATGGGTGGCGTGAGTTGGGGTTGCAGTTCAAGCTGCGAATTCTCATTCAAGGATTTCTGCTGGTGATTTTGCTTATTGCGCAGCTATGGTTGAGTGACAAACTGGAGCGTATGGAGTTGGATGCCGCGCACGAGCGTGCCATTGCTGTCGCAGACGGTGTCATCAACGGTTTAAACACCTTGATGGATGTGAATGTGGCGGGCAAGGATGTCATCAGCGACAAGCAGGCACGGGCGCTGTTTATCAGCCGGTTGGGTGTGTCGGACAATCTCAAGGATGTGCGGGTCATCCGGGGCAAAGGTGTCAATGACGAATATGGCAACGGCCTCCCTTCGGAACAAGCCACAGACGATCTGGACCGTAGAGTCCTGACCAGTGGAAAAACCGAATTCAGGTTTACCCATGAGCCCGATGGTGCAGTTTCACTGAGAGCCGTGATTCCCTCTGTGGCCCACAAGGAGTACCGTGCCTCCAAATGCCTTGAATGCCATGCGGTCAATGAAGGTGACGTGCTGGGGGCGATCAGCATTAAGTTGGATGTCACCCAGCACTTCTCTGATGTCAAGAAGGTTCAGGCCATGATGTGGGTGGCGATGGGTGTTTTGCAAATACTTCTTTATTTCGTCATTGGTACCATCGTGCGTCGATCCTTGCGCCAACTGGGGGGTGAACCCACGGATGTGACACGTTTGGCCCAGGACGTTGCCAAAGGTGATTTAAGCAAGACCATTCCCATCCAGCCCGGCGACGGTCAAAGCATGATGGTTCAGCTCAAACTGATGCAGGAAAGCCTGGTCAGCGTGGTTGAAAAAGTGCGTCGGGGCTCGGAGGGCGTTGCCACAGCCAGCGTTGACATTGCACACGGCAACAGTGATTTATCGGCCCGCACCGAACATCAGGCCAGCGCACTTGAGCAGACGGCCTCGTCCATGGAAGAGCTGGACGCAACGGTCAAGCAAAACGCGGCCAGCGCACGTCAGGCCAATCAGCTGGCGCACAGTGCATCACTCATTGCCACGCAGGGGGGTGATGTGGTGTCGCAGGTTGTACAGACCATGAAAGGAATCAACGAGTCTTCTCACCGCATCTCGGAGATCATCAGCGTTATTGATGGAATTGCCTTTCAGACGAATATTCTGGCACTCAACGCAGCCGTAGAAGCGGCACGCGCCGGAGAACAGGGGCGGGGTTTTGCCGTGGTGGCTACCGAGGTGAGATCACTGGCAGGGCGCTCGGCCCAAGCGGCCAAGGAAATCAAGACTTTGATCGGTACCAGCGTGGATCGGGTGGCACAAGGCACCCTGCTCGTGGACAAGGCCGGGGCGACCATGAAGGACGTTGTCAACAGCATTCAGCGTGTGACCAACATCATGGACGAGATCAGCAGCGCCAGCGACCAGCAAAGTAATGGTGTCGCACAAGTGGTCGAAGCCATCAAACAGATGGATCAGGTGACCCAGCAAAATGCGGCACTGGTGCAAGAAATGTCGGCGGCGGCAGACAGTCTGAGCTCGCAGGCACAAGAACTGGTCCACACGGTCTCGGTATTCAAACTGTGA
- the paaA gene encoding 1,2-phenylacetyl-CoA epoxidase subunit PaaA produces MYTQSFNVQETPEQAPAPKTRSLENPEFQARFDARIDADGKIEPQDWMPEAYRKTLVRQISQHAHSEIVGMLPEGNWISRAPSLKRKAILIAKVQDEGGHGLYLYSAAETLGVGRDQLLADLHSGKAKYSSIFNYPTLNWADVGTIGWLVDGAAIMNQIPLCRCSYGPYARAMIRVCKEESFHQRQGYEALLVMMQGTAEQRAMVQDSVNRFWWKCLAMFGPPDANSPHSEQAMRWGIKRISNDDLRQKFIDATVPQANVLGVTLPDPKLKWNEERQHYDHGEIDWDEFWATVNGNGPCNHERLATRVKAHNDGQWVRDAALAHAQKHQPQPTKEAA; encoded by the coding sequence ATGTACACCCAATCGTTCAACGTACAGGAGACCCCGGAACAAGCACCGGCACCCAAGACACGGTCTCTGGAAAACCCCGAATTTCAGGCAAGGTTTGATGCCCGGATCGATGCTGACGGCAAGATCGAACCGCAGGACTGGATGCCCGAGGCCTACCGCAAAACCCTGGTGCGCCAGATCAGCCAGCACGCCCACAGCGAAATTGTGGGCATGCTGCCCGAAGGCAACTGGATCAGCCGCGCACCGAGCCTGAAACGCAAGGCGATTCTGATTGCCAAGGTGCAAGACGAAGGGGGCCACGGCCTGTACCTGTACAGCGCCGCCGAGACGCTGGGGGTTGGGCGCGACCAGCTGTTGGCCGACCTGCACAGTGGCAAAGCCAAGTACAGCTCGATCTTTAACTACCCCACGCTCAACTGGGCCGATGTGGGCACGATTGGCTGGTTGGTGGATGGTGCGGCCATCATGAACCAGATTCCGCTGTGCCGTTGCAGTTATGGCCCGTATGCACGCGCCATGATCCGCGTCTGCAAGGAGGAATCCTTCCACCAGCGCCAGGGTTATGAAGCCCTGTTGGTCATGATGCAAGGCACGGCTGAGCAGCGTGCCATGGTGCAGGATTCGGTGAACCGCTTCTGGTGGAAATGCCTGGCCATGTTTGGCCCGCCCGATGCCAACAGCCCCCACAGCGAACAAGCCATGCGCTGGGGTATCAAACGCATCAGCAACGACGATTTGCGCCAGAAGTTCATCGATGCCACCGTGCCACAAGCCAACGTGCTGGGGGTGACCCTGCCCGACCCCAAGCTCAAATGGAACGAAGAGCGCCAGCATTACGACCATGGCGAGATCGACTGGGACGAATTCTGGGCCACGGTGAACGGCAACGGCCCGTGTAACCACGAACGCCTGGCCACCCGTGTCAAAGCCCACAACGATGGCCAGTGGGTGCGTGATGCGGCCCTGGCCCACGCCCAAAAACATCAACCCCAACCCACCAAGGAAGCAGCATGA
- a CDS encoding Lrp/AsnC family transcriptional regulator, with protein sequence MIQLDDKAWSLIKALQTDGRQPLKALAQAANLSLPATAERLKRLEEAGVISGVHAEVSAAAVGYGVRAIIGINVPQPGKRQLIDKLIQMPEVLECHHVSGADSYLMTVVATDLQHLEALIASINVYGETRTSIVFSTPLPRRGVSQIAP encoded by the coding sequence ATGATTCAACTCGATGACAAGGCCTGGAGCCTGATCAAAGCCCTGCAAACCGATGGCCGCCAACCCCTGAAAGCTCTGGCGCAAGCCGCCAATCTGTCGCTGCCGGCCACCGCTGAGCGGCTCAAACGGCTGGAAGAGGCTGGCGTGATCAGCGGCGTACATGCCGAAGTGTCTGCGGCGGCGGTGGGCTACGGCGTGCGGGCCATCATTGGCATCAACGTGCCGCAGCCCGGCAAACGCCAGCTGATCGACAAACTCATACAGATGCCCGAGGTGCTGGAGTGCCATCACGTGAGTGGTGCCGACTCCTACCTGATGACCGTGGTGGCCACGGATCTGCAGCATCTGGAGGCCTTGATTGCCAGCATCAACGTCTATGGCGAAACCCGTACCTCCATCGTGTTCTCCACCCCGCTGCCGCGCCGTGGGGTGTCTCAAATTGCTCCTTAA
- a CDS encoding PA4780 family RIO1-like protein kinase: MKPPPRLQSLIEEGLIDSVVRQLMSGKEAMVFVVRCGDDTRCAKIYKEANNRSFRQAVDYTENRKVKNSRSARAMAKGSKFGRQEQEAAWQSAEVDALYRLAAAGVRVPQPYNFHDGVLLMELVTDAHGDAAPRLNDVAFTPAQALAHHATLIAEVVRMLCAGVVHGDLSEFNILLAHTPGADGAEGVDEPVIIDLPQAVDAAGNNHAQRMLLRDVANLRDFFGQFAPALLRTDYGPEIWSLYHSGLLSNDSVLTGHFERAQASVDMQAVLREIDDARAEDAARRLRMQMGG; encoded by the coding sequence ATGAAACCACCTCCAAGACTGCAATCCCTGATCGAAGAAGGGCTGATCGACAGCGTGGTGCGCCAGCTGATGAGCGGCAAGGAAGCCATGGTGTTTGTGGTGCGCTGCGGCGATGACACGCGCTGCGCCAAGATTTACAAAGAAGCCAACAACCGCAGTTTTCGCCAGGCGGTGGACTACACCGAAAACCGCAAGGTCAAAAACTCGCGCTCGGCCCGTGCCATGGCCAAAGGCAGCAAATTTGGCCGCCAGGAACAAGAAGCCGCGTGGCAAAGCGCCGAGGTCGATGCGCTCTACCGCCTGGCCGCTGCCGGTGTGCGCGTGCCGCAGCCCTACAACTTTCACGACGGTGTGCTGCTGATGGAGCTGGTGACCGATGCCCACGGCGATGCCGCCCCGCGCTTGAACGATGTCGCCTTCACCCCCGCGCAGGCGCTGGCCCACCACGCCACCCTGATCGCCGAGGTGGTGCGTATGCTGTGTGCGGGCGTGGTGCACGGGGATTTGTCAGAGTTCAACATCCTGCTGGCCCACACCCCAGGCGCGGACGGGGCCGAGGGCGTGGATGAGCCGGTCATCATCGACCTGCCCCAGGCGGTGGATGCGGCGGGCAACAACCACGCCCAGCGCATGCTGCTGCGCGACGTAGCCAACCTGCGCGACTTCTTTGGCCAGTTTGCGCCCGCCCTGCTGCGCACCGACTACGGCCCCGAAATCTGGAGCCTGTACCACAGCGGCCTGCTGAGCAACGACAGCGTGTTGACCGGCCACTTTGAACGCGCCCAGGCCAGCGTGGACATGCAGGCGGTGTTGCGCGAGATTGACGATGCCCGGGCCGAAGACGCAGCGCGGCGTTTGCGTATGCAAATGGGTGGGTGA
- the paaD gene encoding 1,2-phenylacetyl-CoA epoxidase subunit PaaD has product MQVDATPSLLRLPDGPIAKKQPNEPFYAIWNLLESVADPEIPVVNLREMGILRVVRQTATGLEVVITPTYSGCPAMSQMEDDVVNALSQAGVAARVLTQIAPAWSTDWMTAEGREKLRAYGIAPPHPSGCGTAAANVIQFASKKVAADATMTVLCPQCGSENTTETSHFGSTACKALYRCLSCLEPFDYFKPY; this is encoded by the coding sequence ATGCAAGTGGATGCCACCCCAAGCCTGCTGCGTCTGCCGGACGGCCCGATTGCCAAGAAGCAGCCCAATGAGCCGTTTTATGCCATCTGGAACTTGCTGGAGTCGGTGGCCGACCCCGAGATTCCGGTGGTGAACCTGCGCGAAATGGGCATCTTGCGTGTCGTGCGCCAGACCGCCACCGGGCTGGAGGTGGTGATCACCCCGACCTACAGCGGCTGCCCGGCCATGAGCCAGATGGAAGATGACGTGGTGAATGCCTTGTCACAGGCAGGTGTGGCGGCCCGGGTGTTGACCCAGATTGCCCCGGCCTGGTCAACCGACTGGATGACGGCAGAGGGGCGTGAGAAATTACGCGCCTATGGCATTGCCCCACCCCACCCCAGTGGCTGTGGCACAGCGGCGGCCAACGTGATCCAGTTTGCTTCCAAAAAAGTAGCTGCTGACGCAACCATGACGGTGCTTTGTCCCCAGTGTGGCTCAGAAAATACGACCGAAACTTCGCACTTTGGCTCGACCGCCTGCAAGGCGCTGTACCGTTGCCTGAGTTGCCTGGAACCTTTTGATTACTTCAAACCTTATTAA
- the paaC gene encoding 1,2-phenylacetyl-CoA epoxidase subunit PaaC, translated as MAAYFQDYLLHLADNAVILGQRNAQWCGHGPVIEEDLALANNSLDLIGQARLLYQHVATVRKDGKTSEDLLAYFRDVPDFKNYTLLELPHSTALTPTSSGDRDYAVTIGRNFLYSALMVLVWDALKSSADAQLAAIASKSLKETQYHLRHARDWLVRLGDGTDESHARMQAAINHLMPYTQEFFTPSVMETAVVKTGMGVDNRTLQADWNTLVDEALVQATLKRPAAGGFVTTGKTGIHSEHLGFVLAEMQSLARAHPEAVW; from the coding sequence ATGGCCGCCTATTTTCAAGACTACCTGCTGCATCTGGCGGACAACGCCGTCATCCTGGGGCAGCGCAACGCCCAATGGTGTGGTCACGGCCCGGTCATTGAAGAAGACCTGGCGCTGGCCAACAACAGTCTGGATCTGATTGGTCAGGCCCGCCTGCTTTACCAGCATGTGGCCACAGTGCGCAAGGACGGCAAGACCAGCGAAGACTTGCTGGCCTATTTTCGTGATGTGCCGGACTTCAAGAACTACACCCTGCTGGAGCTGCCACACAGCACTGCGCTGACCCCCACCAGCAGTGGTGACCGGGATTACGCGGTGACGATTGGCCGCAATTTTCTCTACAGCGCCTTGATGGTGCTGGTATGGGACGCACTCAAGAGTTCGGCCGATGCACAACTGGCGGCAATTGCCTCCAAGTCGCTCAAGGAAACCCAATACCACTTGCGCCATGCGCGTGACTGGCTGGTGCGCCTGGGGGATGGCACCGACGAATCCCACGCCCGGATGCAAGCCGCCATCAATCATTTGATGCCTTACACCCAGGAGTTCTTCACGCCAAGCGTGATGGAAACCGCGGTGGTCAAGACGGGCATGGGGGTGGATAACCGGACACTTCAGGCGGACTGGAATACCTTGGTTGACGAGGCTCTGGTACAGGCCACCCTCAAGCGCCCGGCCGCAGGCGGGTTTGTCACCACCGGCAAAACCGGCATACATTCCGAGCATCTGGGCTTTGTGCTGGCGGAAATGCAGAGCCTGGCACGCGCCCATCCTGAAGCGGTCTGGTAA
- the paaB gene encoding 1,2-phenylacetyl-CoA epoxidase subunit PaaB: protein MNTATPALKDWPLWEVFVRSKQGLEHKHCGSLHASDAQHALQMARDVYTRRQEGVSIWVVPSKSIAASAPEDKDSMFEPAADKIYRHPTFYDIPEEVGHM from the coding sequence ATGAACACCGCAACGCCCGCACTCAAAGATTGGCCCCTCTGGGAAGTATTTGTCCGCAGCAAACAGGGACTGGAGCACAAGCACTGCGGCAGCCTGCACGCAAGTGATGCCCAGCACGCGCTGCAAATGGCACGTGATGTCTACACCCGCCGGCAGGAGGGTGTGAGCATCTGGGTGGTGCCGTCCAAGAGTATTGCCGCAAGTGCACCGGAAGACAAAGATTCGATGTTTGAGCCAGCCGCAGACAAGATCTACCGCCACCCCACCTTTTATGACATTCCTGAAGAAGTGGGGCACATGTAA
- a CDS encoding LysE family translocator encodes MTHPTLSLFFQALLIGLLIAAPVGPIGLLTIQRTLDQGRSAGLATGLGAACADAVYGAIGAFGVTQVINWLVAARTGFALGGGAMLLWMAWRTFSQPLAEQAAPLPSRADLLRCFAGTFALTLSNPATILSFVAVFAAMAGGGIQSVSPLPMIAGVLVGSALWWLILSTVVAYGRKRFTAVWRRRINHVSGALLAGFALWQWVGVLRGL; translated from the coding sequence ATGACCCACCCAACACTTTCGCTTTTCTTCCAGGCGCTGCTGATCGGGCTGCTGATCGCCGCACCGGTCGGCCCGATTGGCCTGCTCACCATCCAGCGCACCCTGGATCAGGGCCGTAGCGCCGGGCTGGCCACCGGACTGGGGGCCGCGTGCGCCGATGCGGTGTACGGGGCCATCGGGGCTTTTGGCGTGACGCAGGTGATCAACTGGCTGGTGGCGGCCCGCACCGGTTTTGCGCTCGGTGGCGGTGCCATGTTGTTGTGGATGGCGTGGCGTACTTTTTCCCAGCCTTTGGCAGAACAGGCTGCACCACTGCCCAGCCGTGCCGATTTGCTGCGCTGCTTTGCCGGCACCTTTGCCCTGACCTTGTCCAACCCGGCCACCATTTTGTCGTTCGTGGCGGTGTTTGCTGCCATGGCCGGGGGTGGGATTCAGAGTGTTTCACCGCTTCCCATGATCGCCGGGGTGCTGGTGGGCTCGGCCTTGTGGTGGTTGATCTTGTCCACGGTGGTAGCTTATGGGCGCAAGCGCTTCACCGCGGTGTGGCGCAGGCGGATCAATCATGTGTCGGGTGCGCTGCTGGCAGGGTTTGCCCTGTGGCAATGGGTGGGGGTGTTGCGCGGCCTGTAG
- a CDS encoding 2Fe-2S iron-sulfur cluster-binding protein, translating into MSTSPRFHDLRVARISPEAAGSVAVALSVPDDLLESFDFQPGQYLTLRSKIDGADVRRSYSICCTHSHLKKHRELVVGIRPMEGGVFSNWAATQLKAGDLLAVLPPDGRFVSKRPRALHRVGFAAGSGITPILSIMASTLEDQPDSKFTLVYGNRSMASVMFNEALQDLKDRFAGRLTLIHILSRQAQEADLMQGRIDGDKVRAIINALLPVGSMDEVFICGPEAMIEVTEKALLEAGVPAKQVHTERFTSPTLEALTPEARQAAVTHLKLPAGGQVALTVVLDGKSHALHMAPDEHVLDVAMAAGLDLPFSCKGGVCATCRCKVMAGSVVMDKNFGLEAWETDKGFVLSCQSRPTSEVVSVSFDER; encoded by the coding sequence ATGTCTACATCCCCCCGTTTTCACGATTTGCGCGTGGCCCGCATCAGCCCGGAGGCGGCTGGCTCGGTGGCCGTTGCCCTGAGCGTGCCCGATGACCTGCTGGAGAGTTTTGACTTCCAGCCCGGTCAGTACCTGACCCTGCGCAGCAAGATCGATGGCGCTGACGTGCGCCGCAGTTATTCGATCTGCTGCACCCACAGCCACCTGAAAAAGCACCGTGAACTGGTGGTGGGCATCCGCCCGATGGAAGGTGGGGTGTTCTCCAACTGGGCTGCCACTCAGCTCAAGGCCGGGGACCTGCTGGCGGTGCTGCCGCCCGATGGTCGGTTTGTCTCCAAACGTCCGCGTGCGCTGCACCGGGTGGGTTTTGCGGCGGGCTCAGGCATCACACCGATTCTGTCGATCATGGCCAGCACGCTGGAAGACCAGCCCGACTCCAAATTCACACTGGTTTATGGCAACCGGAGTATGGCCAGTGTGATGTTCAACGAAGCCCTGCAAGACCTGAAAGACCGTTTTGCCGGTCGCCTGACGCTGATCCACATCCTGTCGCGCCAGGCCCAGGAAGCTGACCTGATGCAGGGGCGCATCGACGGCGACAAGGTGCGTGCCATCATCAACGCACTGCTCCCCGTGGGCAGTATGGACGAGGTGTTCATCTGCGGCCCCGAGGCCATGATCGAGGTCACTGAAAAGGCCTTGCTGGAGGCGGGTGTACCCGCCAAACAGGTGCATACCGAACGATTTACCTCACCCACACTGGAGGCGCTGACTCCCGAAGCCCGCCAGGCAGCGGTGACGCATTTGAAGCTGCCCGCTGGAGGCCAGGTGGCGTTGACCGTGGTGCTGGATGGCAAATCACACGCGCTGCACATGGCCCCGGATGAACATGTGCTGGACGTGGCGATGGCCGCCGGCTTGGATTTGCCGTTTTCCTGCAAAGGCGGGGTGTGTGCCACCTGCCGCTGCAAGGTCATGGCAGGCAGCGTGGTGATGGACAAAAATTTTGGCCTGGAAGCCTGGGAGACCGACAAGGGTTTTGTATTGAGTTGCCAGTCGCGCCCCACCAGTGAAGTGGTCAGCGTGAGTTTTGACGAACGTTGA
- the pta gene encoding phosphate acetyltransferase: protein MRSYFVAATQPNVGLTSVSLGLLRALQRRGLKVGFVKPVTKRTPDTEPSVLFARNICKVTNTPDPLPISLVTQYVTSGRTDELLEDIVSLAMSATEGADVLVIEGMQADPSRAFIPRLSGDIARSLQADVVLVASGADAEGIAQTNYLIAQVRQAGRNVVGVIFNRAAADFDKAAVTEQLEGVPIWGVIENNPELSAPRTIDIARHMGAEVMIEGQITTRRVRDTVLAARSVTEVIARLKPGALVISAGDRDDIILATALAESNGIELAGLVLTHHSFISPRIERFGSRAFHGGLPVLRTDGDSYETASRISRLPLAVPHDDLSRMDTVIDNMAEQIDGDAICAGLEHAASTHMSPPAFRYQLIQKARAANKRIVLPEGDEPRTMRAAVICTQKGIARCVLLGNRKVILSVAESLGIELPPGLEILEPNQIAERYVAPMVELRKSKGMTSGQALNALEDTVVLGTMMLAVDEVDGLVSGAVHTTASTVRPALQLIKTAPGSTIVSSCFFMLMPEQVLVYADCAVNPDPTAKELAEIAKQSADSALSFGIDPKVAMISYSTGVSGSGDDVEKVRAATKLARDQWPELVIDGPMQYDAATVREVAAQKAPGSAVAGQATVFVFPDLNTGNTTYKAVQRSANVVSVGPMLQGLRKPVNDLSRGALVDDIVFTIALTAIQAEAMAQASAANP, encoded by the coding sequence ATGCGTTCGTATTTCGTTGCGGCGACACAACCCAATGTCGGCCTCACTTCGGTGTCACTCGGCCTGTTGCGGGCACTTCAAAGGCGCGGGCTGAAGGTCGGATTTGTCAAACCAGTGACCAAGCGCACACCAGACACCGAACCGTCTGTTCTGTTTGCACGCAACATCTGCAAGGTCACCAACACCCCCGACCCATTACCCATAAGTTTGGTGACACAGTACGTCACCAGTGGCAGAACCGATGAATTGCTCGAAGATATTGTCAGCCTGGCCATGTCCGCCACTGAAGGTGCCGATGTACTGGTGATTGAAGGTATGCAGGCCGACCCCAGCAGAGCGTTCATTCCGCGCTTGTCAGGTGATATCGCCAGAAGTTTGCAGGCAGACGTGGTGTTGGTGGCCAGCGGGGCAGATGCGGAGGGTATCGCCCAGACCAATTACCTGATTGCCCAGGTTCGACAAGCCGGGCGCAACGTGGTGGGGGTCATCTTTAATCGGGCGGCCGCCGACTTCGACAAGGCAGCGGTGACCGAGCAACTTGAAGGTGTTCCGATCTGGGGTGTCATCGAAAACAATCCGGAGCTGTCCGCACCACGCACCATCGACATTGCCCGCCATATGGGTGCCGAGGTGATGATTGAAGGCCAGATTACAACCCGCCGCGTGCGGGATACGGTGCTGGCGGCCCGCTCGGTCACTGAAGTGATTGCACGTCTCAAACCAGGTGCGCTGGTAATCAGTGCGGGTGACCGCGACGACATCATTCTGGCCACCGCACTGGCGGAAAGCAACGGCATCGAGCTGGCGGGTCTGGTGCTGACCCATCACAGCTTCATCAGTCCACGGATCGAGCGTTTTGGTTCACGCGCCTTCCATGGTGGTTTGCCCGTGTTGCGCACCGATGGTGACAGTTATGAAACCGCCTCGCGCATCAGCCGCTTGCCACTCGCTGTGCCGCATGACGATTTGAGCCGGATGGATACCGTGATCGACAACATGGCCGAGCAAATTGATGGGGACGCGATCTGCGCAGGTCTGGAACATGCTGCATCCACCCACATGTCGCCTCCAGCCTTCCGTTACCAGTTGATCCAGAAAGCTCGGGCGGCCAACAAGCGCATCGTGTTGCCAGAAGGCGATGAACCACGCACCATGCGTGCGGCAGTGATCTGCACCCAAAAGGGTATTGCCCGTTGTGTGCTGCTAGGTAACCGAAAGGTGATCCTGTCGGTGGCTGAATCACTGGGGATCGAATTACCGCCGGGGCTTGAAATTCTTGAACCCAATCAGATTGCCGAACGCTATGTCGCACCGATGGTGGAACTGCGCAAAAGCAAAGGCATGACCTCAGGACAAGCCCTGAACGCCCTGGAAGACACCGTGGTACTGGGCACCATGATGCTGGCGGTTGACGAGGTTGATGGGCTGGTCAGCGGCGCGGTGCACACCACGGCCAGCACCGTGCGCCCGGCACTGCAATTGATCAAGACCGCACCGGGTTCAACGATTGTTTCGTCCTGTTTCTTCATGCTCATGCCTGAGCAAGTACTGGTCTACGCCGATTGCGCGGTCAACCCTGACCCAACGGCCAAAGAGTTGGCCGAGATCGCCAAGCAGAGCGCAGACAGTGCACTGTCCTTCGGCATCGACCCCAAAGTGGCGATGATCAGCTACAGCACGGGTGTCTCTGGTTCGGGTGACGATGTTGAAAAAGTACGCGCCGCCACCAAACTGGCCCGCGACCAATGGCCCGAGCTGGTGATTGACGGCCCCATGCAGTATGACGCAGCAACCGTGCGTGAGGTTGCTGCACAAAAGGCCCCAGGCAGTGCCGTGGCGGGCCAGGCCACCGTCTTTGTGTTCCCGGATCTCAATACGGGCAATACCACCTACAAGGCCGTCCAGCGTTCGGCCAATGTGGTGTCGGTGGGGCCCATGCTGCAAGGCTTGCGCAAGCCTGTGAATGATCTGTCGCGCGGTGCCTTGGTGGACGATATTGTGTTTACCATCGCTTTGACCGCCATCCAAGCGGAGGCGATGGCACAAGCTTCTGCCGCCAATCCGTAA
- a CDS encoding acetylserotonin O-methyltransferase: protein MSLQRRPLVARAFALLAKFSNAMQAWPNRMTPPAFRLLQIGSAFWQSRVLAVAARLDLATVLGDATLPATDLAAQVGADPHALRRLLRMLAAMGVFDEVTPGCYRNNALSNALRTDKPGSVRAMVLMHNSPEMSRPWFEQLEQGIRSGDVPFRLQHGQELFDYMDSHAEFDALFAQAMDQVEALTGDSFATEFDWRAFERIIDVGGSKGAKSMAILKRHPHLHAVVVDRAQTVGHAAEFWRTQPGADTAHALARMRFEVGDVLADVPAAASPKDAYLLSAVLHGFDDDTSVQALRTVARAAAAQNARIVLLELVMPDHHADLASASFDMQMLMGTRGRERTGSEWEAVFARAGVRLEEVVHLASFGKLLVLRATQTG, encoded by the coding sequence ATGAGCCTGCAACGCCGCCCCCTGGTCGCCCGCGCCTTTGCGCTGCTGGCGAAGTTCTCCAACGCCATGCAGGCTTGGCCCAACCGCATGACCCCACCGGCCTTTCGCCTGCTGCAAATCGGTTCGGCCTTCTGGCAGTCGCGCGTGTTGGCGGTGGCAGCCCGGCTGGACCTGGCCACGGTGTTGGGTGATGCCACCTTGCCCGCCACCGATCTGGCCGCCCAGGTGGGGGCTGACCCGCACGCCCTGCGCCGCTTGCTGCGCATGCTGGCGGCCATGGGGGTATTTGACGAAGTGACCCCCGGCTGCTATCGCAACAACGCACTGTCCAACGCCTTGCGCACCGACAAACCCGGCAGCGTGCGGGCCATGGTGTTGATGCACAACTCCCCCGAGATGAGCCGCCCCTGGTTTGAGCAGTTGGAGCAAGGCATTCGCAGCGGCGACGTACCGTTTCGGCTGCAGCACGGGCAGGAGCTGTTTGACTACATGGACAGCCATGCCGAATTCGATGCCCTGTTCGCTCAGGCCATGGACCAGGTCGAGGCGCTCACCGGTGACAGCTTTGCCACCGAGTTTGACTGGCGGGCGTTCGAGCGCATCATCGACGTGGGAGGCTCCAAGGGAGCCAAGTCGATGGCGATTCTGAAGCGCCACCCACACCTGCACGCTGTGGTGGTGGACCGGGCGCAAACCGTTGGGCATGCCGCCGAGTTCTGGCGCACCCAGCCCGGTGCCGACACCGCCCATGCCCTGGCGCGCATGCGTTTTGAGGTGGGTGACGTGCTGGCTGACGTGCCCGCCGCCGCCAGCCCCAAGGATGCCTACCTGCTCAGCGCGGTGTTGCACGGCTTTGACGACGACACCAGCGTGCAAGCCCTGCGCACCGTGGCCCGCGCGGCGGCGGCCCAGAACGCCCGCATCGTGCTGCTGGAGCTGGTCATGCCGGATCACCACGCCGATCTGGCCAGCGCCTCGTTTGACATGCAGATGCTGATGGGTACGCGCGGCCGCGAACGCACCGGCAGCGAGTGGGAGGCGGTGTTTGCACGGGCCGGTGTGCGGCTTGAAGAGGTGGTGCACCTGGCTTCGTTTGGCAAGTTGTTGGTATTGCGGGCAACTCAGACTGGCTGA